The genomic region gccattagcttgtggatctcttcgccaatcactctgcgcttctcctcgtcgaatcggcgcagaggctgcctgacgggtcgggctccggcccgaatatccagcgagtgctcggcgacatccctcggtatgtcgggcatgtccgagggactccacgcaaagacgtcggcgtttgcgcggagaaagtcgacgagcactgcttcctatttggggtcgagcccggaaccgatccggacctgcttggtggtgtcgccactggggtcgagagggacggccttggccgtctccgctggctcgaagttgccggcgtggcgcttcacgcctggcacctccttggagaggttctccaggtcggcgatgagggcctcggactcggcgagggcctcggcgtactccacgcactccacgtcgcattcgaacgcgtgtttgtacgtggggccgacggtgatgaccccgttggggcccggcatcttgagcttcaggtaggtgtagttggggacggccatgaacttcgcgtagcatggcctccctagcacggcgtggtaggttcctcggaacccgaccacttcgaacgtcagggtctcccttcggaagttggagggtgtcccgaagcagacggggaggtcgagtcgcccgaggggctggacgcgcttcccagggatgatcccgtggaagggcgcagcgcctgctcggacggaggacagatcgacgcgcaggagcttgagggtctcggcgtagatgatgttgaggcagctgcccccatccatcaggaccttggtgagcctgacatcgccgacaacggggtcgacgacgagcgggtatttccccgggctcggcacatgatcggggtggtcggcctggtcgaaagtgatgggcttgttggaccagtctaggtagactggcgccgccaccttcaccgagcagacctcccggcgctcttgcttgcggtgccgagccgaggtattcgccgcatgccctccatagatcatgaagcagtcgcggacctcggggaattctcctgctaggtgatcttcgttcttgtcgtcgtcgcgggccctgccaccctcggcgggtggcccggccctgtggaagtgacgccgaagcataacacactcctcgagggtgtgcttgacgggcccctgatggtaggggcacggctccttgagcatcttgtcgaagaggtttgcacctccggggggcttccgagggttcttatactcggcggcggcgacaaggtccgcgtcagcggcgtcgcgtttcgattgcgacttcttcttgcctttcttcttggcgccgtgcggagcagacgcctcgggagcttcttccgatgggcggccctggggctgcttgtcctttcggaagatagcctcgaccgcctcctggccagaggcgaacttggtggcgatgtccatcagctcgctcgccctggtgggggttttgcgacccagcttgctcaccaggtcgcggcaagtggtgccggcgaggaacgcgccgatgacatccgagtcggtgatgttgggcagctcggtgcgctgcttcgagaatcgccggatgtagtcccggagcgactcccccggctgttgccggcagcttcgaaggtcccaggaattcccggggcgcacgtatgtgccctggaaattgccagcgaaggcttggaccaagtcgtcccagttggagatctgccccggaggcaggtgctccaaccaggcgcgagcagtgtcggagaggaacagggggaggttacggatgatgaggttgtcgtcgtccgttccacccagttggcaggcgaggcggtagtccgcgagccacagttccggtctcgtttcccccgagtacttcgtgatagtagtcgggggtcggaaccgggtcgggaatggcgcccgtcggatggcccgactgaaggcctgcggaccgggtggttcgggcgagggactccgatcctccccgctgtcgtagcgccccccacgcctggggtggtagcctcggcgcaccctttcgtcgaggtgagcccgacggtcgcgtcgatggtgctcgttgccgaggtggcccggggccgcaggcgcggtgttgcgcgtgcgcccggtgtagaccgaggcttcccgcatgaatcgggaagtcgcggcatgaggttccgagggataaccttgccttcgggaggcagtgctctcggcccgccgggccgtagcgccttccaggagattcttgagttctccctggatccgccgaccctcggtggttgacggctccggcatcgcgcggatgagcattgctgcggttgccaggttctgaccaaccccgctggatgcgggcggcggcctgatcctgacatcgttggcgacgcggtgctggagaccttggggcaggtgacgtatttctccggccaggggttggcccacccatgcttgtccgacgtcctgacggatcggctcaagcgctcctgttccctcgttgagcctggcctgcgcctcgcggacttgctcgagttgtgggtcgtaaccccccgccggagcggggaccacagctagctcccgtgggatgtcggcgcgaggcaccggcctagggagatcaccgtcctccggcatgccaagatggttgccttcggagggatcccctagctcgatgtggaaacattcgcggcttgggccgcagctctcgtcgccaaggctgcggcttccatcggaacagtcggataggcagtagtcacatgcggtcatgaagtcccgcacggcactggggttgccaagtccggagaaatcccaaccgatgctgggatcgtcatcttcctcggacccagagggcccgtaggtcgagacgtccgtcagtcggccccaaggcgaccgcatacggaacctcagtggggttgcactcgcctcaatgagggcgcccgccaaaacgaggtcgtttggcgggttgaggccgagtcgaaatgacgcaagatgggagttagtcggtaccttttggtcgacgaggagcgacgtagtcacatcggggactggttgcaccgtcatctctggttcgagggcgacgtcctacaggctttccgcgagcgcgccggcgtcgtcttcttgctcggggtcagcgtgccgcggggggacggcgcttgcctccgtcttgaacgcgaggtcgacgtccggcgtgccttccgtcggggcgtcgggggcgtcgattcgctcgacggccgacgaagcgcggcctcccacctggccttgacggccctgcctcctcctccgttggcgggggagagaacggagcgagcccgaatgttgcccttccaccacgcggggaagacgtcgtcgattccgccgccggcgggcgggttgtcggccgccattgtcgtagtcgcgcggcggtggaagaagtatcatgtcgtagctgccgtcgaaggacatgaactcaagagtcccgaaacgaagcaccgtcccgggccggagaggttgctggagactgcccatctagagcttgacggggagctattcgtcagcacgcagcgtgcccctacctggcgcgccaactgtcggcgtttcgagacaggggggtccctaagccgacgagtgagtgtgctgcgtgccccagcccagatgggtcgagcgcgtgggcgagcgcgaagggggagaggcgaggtggccggggtcgagcgtgagagaggtggaagtcccgcggccttcgtgttcgtcccgcgcccaggtcaggtgcgcttgcagtaggggggttacaagcgtccacgcgggtgagggaagcgagcggccccaagagagcgtctgtcccgtcctcggtcccgcgcggccaaccttctctaagaaggccctggtcctcccttttatagtcgtaaggagaggatccaggtgtacaatggggggtgtagcagagtgctacgtgtctagcggagggagagctagcgccctaggtacatgccaatgtggcagccggagagatctgggcaccctgctggcgtgatgtcgtggctgtcggaggtgcggcggagcctggcggagggacagctgttggagcggtcgagtccctgctgacgtcgtcctgcttccgtaagagagctgggggccgccgtcgtcatagagcttgtggagcgccatcattgcccctccggcggagctggccggatgggacgccggccttgttctccgtgacccgagtcgattcggggtaggatgatgatggcgcttcctgttgacgtggcggtctgtgccctaggcagggcgacgtgggggttcctccgaagccaaggttgagtctgccttccgttgccgtggccgagcccgagccatggggtcgggcgaggcggaagtcgttcggccgaggccagggcggagtccgagccctggggtcgggcgaggcggagtttcgtcgtcttccgggtctcagcccgagtccaagccctggggtcgggcggagcggagttcgccgtcttccgggtcttagcccgagtccgagccctggggtcgggcggagcggagttcgccgtcttccgggtcttagcccgagtctgagccctggggtcgggcggagcggagttcgccgtcttccgggtcttagcccgagtccgagccctagggtcgggcggagcggagttcgccgtggcacctttggcaaggcctgactgcctgtcagactcactctgtcgagtggcactgcagtcggagtggcgcaggcggcgctgtccttctgtcagactggccagtggagcggtggagtgacggcggtcacttcggctctgccgggggcgcgtgtcaggataaaggtgttaggccacctttgcgttaaatgcccctgcaatttggtcagtcggtgcggcgatttagtcaaggttgcttctgagcgaagccaaagcctcgggcgagccggtgatgtgtccgccataaaaagggggcctcgggcgagacggaagtctctcgaggtcggctgcccttggccgaggctaggctcgggtgaagcgtgatcgagtcactcgtgtggactgatccctgacttaatcgtacccatcaggcctttgcagctttatgctgatgggggttaccagctgagaattaggcgtcttgagggtacccctaattatggtccccgacagaaagcaacagctttctgtcgacgggcgcaccggacagtccattgCACACTGGACAGGCACTGTTTATTGTTCGGTGCCCTGCCATGTCAGCCGACCATTGGGGTctatagcagtcgaccgttggatctgtCGGCCCCTATGGCGTGCCAGACAGTCTAGTGGCACATTGGACAGTCCGGTACGACCTATTTCTCTGACCTTTTGACTATTTCTGACTCTGGTGACAGTCGATCGTTGGCCatgggctcaccgaacagtctggtgcacaccggacagtccgatgaattttagccgcggAGCACTGAGTTTTTCCCAAGAGCGGCATTTTCGTCGGGTGCGccagcctaggcaccggacactgtccggtgcacaccggacagtccggtgtaccacagACTGGTGCAAGTCTGACTCACCCCATATTTATAGAAATGGCTcgagggtccattttccttacagatgTATATGAacttttatgcacctgagaaaagatctactaggcaaactagttagtccataaattttgtgatggtcgtcaaacaccaaaatcgattataggagatggttgaggccatttcccttttagtGATCAATGTCTAAGGTTGAAGAGCTCTTTTGGGTACTTTGGATTCCTCCCCCCATATTCACTCTACCGTGTGGCACGGTAAGGAGGTAAAAACCTAGGTCTGACATCATAACCAGCATCCACAAGGTAAAATTTACCTAACATAATAGATCATATATTAGGGAATACCAAGGAAAGTGTCCATTGTGTAGACCAATACTATTTTTTTACCTTGGGGCACTTTTAGACCATCTTTATTCTCGAGGGCATTAGCAAGGATAAGGGCATAATGTGCTGATCCCTCCCAACTAGCAAGAACATATGTAAACCTTAGATCAAAGTCTATAGTAGCTAAGATGTTCTGTGTTGTGGTGTGTTTCCTACCAAGGAAGACATCTCTTGGATTTCTAGGAACTCTTGCTACATGAGTGCCATCAATGGCACCAATACAGTCTTACACATTAGGGCAAACATTTGTTACTATAAACCCAACATGAAAAGAAAGGGATCAGTACTGGTGTTTTTGGAGGGCTGACCTTGAAATAGGGGGTACCATTTGTGGTTATCTCTAATTTTGGTTGGTGTAGCAGTTGAAGGTGACAAGATCATTTCATTTCTCAGTTTACCAACAACATGCAATACTTCGTAGAAGTATCTGCTGATGGTCTCAATAGATCTTCGAAAGGTCATGTGTATAACTCTAAACCTTTGGTTATGACCCACCACAtgtaaaaacaaggcaacatgcTGCTCTACTGAGCTGTGAATGATCTCTCAATAGTTGCCTAGCGCAAAAAGGTCATACAAATGCATAAAAGGGGCTCTTCTCATCCTAAGTAAGTCAACACACTAAACATTAGTGGATTCATAAATAAATCTTAGGTTGTTTTGTCGCTCTTGGTCTGTTTGGTGCATTGGGCCATAAGTGATAGACCTCCTAGCATGCAGTCGGTGCCTCAACCATGCATCCAACCACGCTGACATAAGTGCTACAAGGACCACTACCTTTGCAAGTAGCCTACGACGTGCAATAGCAGGATCCATTACTAAAGTAAAAAATAGAAAAGAAGATTAGATGTCTAAGTTGACTCACATGTGTTGTGCTAGTTGCAAAAaggaaattcatagaaaattgatTTATAGCTCAGAGGCATACTAGCATCATAGAACATTGATCTATATATAGCTCAGAAAATATATGATCAAGCATGCTAAATAATGATGTGCTAGTTGCAAATATATAAACCAGATTCTTACACGAGCCACGGCTGCGACATACAAGAGATGTGCCACCCAGAGGCATTGAAGCATCATATACCATTGATCGACAGCTCAGAAACTAATAAATAAGTATGAATATATTCAAAAGTAACCATAGAACTCAACTCAACATCATTGAACCTAATTGTTCTTGCTTGCTTCCCGTACTGTTATGTTGTAGATCCCCATGTATTTTAGTAGTTTTTGTTGGTCAACATGGTGCTTTTGCCTATCATAATGGTTATTTAGGAAACTTTCTTTCCTGAGTTTTCTATAGTTGTGTATTTGTCTACATCCAACCGCTATGCTAGCTTGTTGTCTCAATGGTTAGGCTTCGCCCTCTAATTGTTGTGCATTTATCTTTGTGCTTATTCAATAGTTGTGTATTTATGTAGATCAAATCTCTATGCTTGCTTGTTTTAGTTGTTTTGTGGATTTAGGATAGAGATCAATTTTAAAAGAAAATTGGAATGGATGTATATTCGCCCATTTGGTCACTTTTTGGTCCTTCAGGATCTAATAGTTACATATAGTTTAGCGTCTCTCATTTAATTAATGGCCAGATATTTCTAATTAATctaagaatttttgataattattttttattttttatcatGTCTAATGAGAATTAACGTAAATGCTCTATTGGGACCCCGAATTAGTAATGGAGTGAAAATTAATGCGGAGGCTCTATTAGAACCTTCAATTAGTAATAGCAAGATATATATAAGATAGTAGAGTATAGTTTAAATGTTGGCATTGTTCATTCTTTCTTTTGTTATTTAATTTAGGCTATCCACGATGGTTAGTGGTTACGTCTGAAGGGTCCAAACAATGCATGAAGAGTTTGAGGACGAGAAGTCTGCCCTAAAAATAGCAATGGAAACACATGGTGTCCATGCCATACATATATCACAATAATTTTATCAGTAGAACATGGTATTTATAGGTCCTAGTGCCCAGGCAACAAGAGACACGAATAAAGCATCGATCACAACAAGATGGCATGTATAGACAATGCAATGAGAGCCTTGTTCCTTCTAGCGCTCTTCTGCACCGTGCATGGTGAGAAGGCAAAGTCAAAGGACAACGATTCAAAAGCGTCCGGGCCCGGTGGGTCCTTCGACATCACCAAGTTGGGCGCCTCTGGCAATGGCAAGACGGATAGCACGAAGGCTGTGCAGGAGGCGTGGGCATCGGCGTGCGGCGGCACCGGGAAGCAGACGATCCTCATCCCCAAGGGCGACTTCCTCGTCGGACCACTCAACTTCACAGGCCCATGCAAGGGCGACGTGACCATCCAGGTGAATGGCAATCTGCTGGCGACCACGGACCTAAGCCAGTACAAGGATCATGGTAATTGGATCGAGATTCTACGCGTGGACAACCTTGTCATCACCGGCAAGGGAAAGCTCGACGGGCAGGGGCCAGCCGTGTGGAGCAAGAACTCCTGCGTCAAGAAGTACGACTGCAAGATCCTTCCCAACTCGCTGGTGATGGACTTCGTGAACAACGGGGAGGTGTCCGGGATCACGCTGCTCAACTCCAAGTTCTTCCACATGAACATGTACAAGtgcaaggacatgctgatcaaggACGTCAATGTGACGGCGCCCGGGGACAGCCCCAACACGGACGGCATCCACATGGGCGACTCGTCCGGGGTCACCATCACCAACACCGTCATCGGCGTCGGCGACGACTGCATCTCCATCGGCCCCGGGACCTCCAAGGTGAACATCACCGGCGTGACCTGCGGCCCCGGCCACGGCATCAGCATCGGCAGCCTAGGGCGGTACAAGGACGAGAAGGACGTCACGGATATCAACGTCA from Zea mays cultivar B73 chromosome 6, Zm-B73-REFERENCE-NAM-5.0, whole genome shotgun sequence harbors:
- the LOC103629730 gene encoding exopolygalacturonase-like — encoded protein: MACIDNAMRALFLLALFCTVHGEKAKSKDNDSKASGPGGSFDITKLGASGNGKTDSTKAVQEAWASACGGTGKQTILIPKGDFLVGPLNFTGPCKGDVTIQVNGNLLATTDLSQYKDHGNWIEILRVDNLVITGKGKLDGQGPAVWSKNSCVKKYDCKILPNSLVMDFVNNGEVSGITLLNSKFFHMNMYKCKDMLIKDVNVTAPGDSPNTDGIHMGDSSGVTITNTVIGVGDDCISIGPGTSKVNITGVTCGPGHGISIGSLGRYKDEKDVTDINVKDCTLKKTANGVRIKAYEDAASVLTASKIHYENIKMEDSGYPIIIDMKYCPNKLCTANGASKVTVKDVTFKNITGTSSTPEAVNLLCSAKIPCTGVTMDDVNINYSGTNNKTMAVCKNAKGSAKGCLKALACF